The following proteins are co-located in the Solanum pennellii chromosome 1, SPENNV200 genome:
- the LOC107030531 gene encoding zinc finger protein 91-like, with product MEGDQDLKFVCKWCNKKYPCGKSLGGHIKCHVVDEKFETAKLKKKESWNISSGKNQSSSIPSGYVLRENPKKTWRFEDSNIYWSESPKIITNNTHTTFGESDTHPNNIDSKYTATQEKVCQQCGKGFPSMKALCGHMACHSEKDKGGLKDDDDDDDDDNSWTSSDHSHSDTEAGELISQSCRSKTTKRYNKIVVKSNNYNCSSSVSEISQVQEQEELAKCLIMLSRDSRSWNGVDSLVETSDNNSAILETKPSSSDMRNNARKNGVKRVYNQDEKPRMKKEGDTITKIDMLEGETQSENSDSDYYLGENGNIESDGSVERYLGNGKGKWNTSKMSFAAWLNENLSDEKNGINRIKQYITESRKNLGKKCERDGYGLASNSYICESKKRTMDPYNDLEIRNDSKKMKLCVKSPEGYKNDIHKTRKYECLNCKKVFSSYQALGGHRPCHKKVHDYSESTYETGENSLGADHNDPKCTKLGKHRDVFRNNKQVVPSQDLPYEPEIKVKTKKSKGHKCPFCYRMFKSGQALGGHKRSHFINGGDQENLNQQSSAVKREVADLLDLNLPAPVDEEDEEHARYMSW from the coding sequence ATGGAAGGAGATCAAGATTTGAAGTTTGTGTGCAAATGGTGTAACAAAAAATATCCATGTGGGAAGTCACTTGGAGGACACATAAAGTGTCATGTAGttgatgaaaaatttgaaactgcTAAGTTGAAAAAGAAGGAATCTTGGAATATTAGTAGTGGGAAGAATCAATCGAGTAGTATTCCTTCTGGTTATGTTCTTAGAGAGAATCCAAAGAAAACTTGGAGATTTGAGGATTCTAACATATATTGGTCGGAATctccaaaaataataacaaacaaCACTCacactacttttggagaatctgacACGCATCCGAACAACATAGATTCTAAGTATACCGCAACTCAAGAAAAAGTGTGTCAACAATGCGGAAAGGGCTTTCCATCCATGAAAGCTTTGTGTGGTCATATGGCTTGTCATTCAGAAAAAGATAAAGGGGGTTTGAaagatgatgacgacgacgatgatgatgataactCATGGACTAGTAGTGATCATAGCCATTCAGATACTGAAGCTGGTGAGCTGATCAGTCAAAGTTGTAGATCAAAGACTACTAAGAGATACAACAAAATTGTAGTTAAGTCGAATAATTATAATTGTTCGTCTTCTGTGTCTGAGATTAgtcaagttcaagaacaagaaGAATTAGCCAAGTGTTTGATAATGTTGTCAAGGGATTCTAGGTCTTGGAATGGTGTTGATTCACTTGTGGAGACTTCTGATAACAATTCTGCTATTTTAGAGACTAAACCGTCGTCTAGTGACATGAGGAATAATGCTAGAAAGAACGGTGTTAAACGTGTATACAATCAAGATGAAAAGCCTCGAATGAAGAAAGAGGGAGACACAATCACGAAGATTGATATGTTGGAAGGTGAAACTCAATCCGAGAACTCTGATTCAGACTACTACTTAGGCGAAAATGGGAATATCGAATCAGATGGCTCTGTTGAGAGGTACTTAGGAAATGGTAAAGGAAAATggaacacctctaaaatgagtTTTGCAGCTTGGTTAAACGAGAATTTGAGTGACGAGAAAAATGGGATAAACAGAATCAAACAATATATAACAGAGTCGAGGAAGAATTTGGGTAAGAAATGTGAACGCGATGGCTATGGATTAGCCTCAAATTCGTATATATGTGAATCGAAAAAGAGAACCATGGATCCATATAATGATCTAGAGATAAGGAATGATTCCAAGAAGATGAAGTTGTGTGTTAAGAGTCCTGAAGGATACAAAAATGATATACATAAGACGAGAAAATACGAGTGTTTGAACTGCAAGAAGGTGTTTAGCTCATATCAGGCACTTGGTGGACATAGACCGTGCCACAAAAAGGTCCACGATTATTCTGAATCGACATATGAAACTGGTGAGAATAGCCTTGGTGCTGATCATAATGATCCTAAATGCACAAAACTTGGCAAGCATAGGGACGTTTTTCGCAACAATAAACAAGTAGTTCCTTCTCAAGATTTGCCTTATGAACCTGAGATAAAGGTTAAAACGAAGAAATCCAAAGGACACAAATGCCCGTTTTGCTATAGGATGTTTAAGTCTGGTCAAGCTTTAGGTGGCCACAAAAGGTCACATTTTATTAATGGTGGTGATCAGGAGAATCTGAATCAACAATCATCAGCTGTAAAGCGCGAAGTTGCTGACTTACTCGATCTTAATCTTCCTGCTCCGGTAGATGAGGAGGACGAAGAACATGCTCGATACATGTCCTGGTAG